The Candidatus Binataceae bacterium region GATGGATTTCACCGAGCCCGAGCTGGACGAGAGCGACGCGGAGATTATCGCGACGCTGCTCAAGCGCGCGAATATCGAGGGCGACTTCCGCTCGTTCGCCGCCCGCGCGCCAATGCATCTTCCCGCCGAGCCGGTAATCCAGTTTCGCGATCTCAAATTCCCCACGCCCAGCGGAAAGATCGAGATTGTTTCGGAAAGCGCCGCCGCCGATGGCCATCCGCGCCTCCCGCAGCCACTCGTCGATCCGCGGCCGGCCGCGGGGCGTCTGCGGCTGCTCTCGCCGTCCTCGCAATGGGCGCTCAACGACAGTTTTTCCAACGTGGCCAAAATCGCGGCTCATACTGGCCTCGCGACGATCGCGATCCATCCCGCCGACGCCGCCGGGCGCGGGCTCAAGGAGGGCGACCAGGCGCTGGTCGCGAATGAGGCCGGCCGCCTCGTGATGCGCGTCACGCTGACCGAGACCGTTCCGCGCGGGGTCGCGCTTTCGCACAAGGGCCGGTGGCCCAAACGGGAGGCCGGGCACCGAAACGTCAACGTGCTCAACCCGGGACGCAAGGCGGACATGGGCGAGAGCACCAGCGTACACGGCGTCGAGGTAACCGTCGCTCCGCTGGCTCCGGCCTGAGCGGCGTTTGCTTTGAAATCGTCTGCGCCGCCAGCTAGCATCGGCGAGCGATGTCCTGGCGAATAGGCATAGACGTTGGCGGGACCTTCACCGATCTCTTCGCCGTTAACGAAGAGACCAGCGAAACTCGCACGGCCAAGGTTCTCGGCACCAAGCATCGGCTGGTCGAAAGCGTGCTCGGCGCCCTCAGGCAGACCGGGATCAAGCCGGCTCTGGTCGCGGAAATAGTGCACGGCAGCACCACCGCGACCAACGCGCTCATCGAGCGCACGTTTCCGCCCGCGGCGATGATCACCACCGAGGGCTTTCGCGACACGATCGAGATTGGGCGCCAGCGCCGCGAGCGCCTTTACGATCCGTACCAGGTGAAGGAGCGGCCGCTTATACCGCGGCGCATGCGCTTTACGCTAAACGAGCGGATGTCGGCACAGGGCGAGATCGTGCGGCCGTTCGACGAAAAAGTGGCGCGCGAGGTGATCGCCGAGGCGCTGGGGCAGGGCGCCGAGACCATCGCCGTCTGCTTCATCAACGCCTACGTCGACGGCCGCCACGAACGGCGCGTGCGCGAACTGATTCACGAAGCCGCGCCGAACGTGCGCGTCGCGATTTCCAGCGAGACCCGTCCGCAGTTCCGCGAGCTTGGCCGCTTCATGACCACCGTCGTGCGGGCGGTGCTGCTGCCGGTGATGGCTGGTTACCTGCAGGACCTCGAACAGGAACTCACGCGCTGGGGCTTCAAGGGCTCGCTGCTGATAATCAAGTCCAACGGCGGCGTGATGGGCGTCGCCTCCGCGATCGAACGGCCCGAAGAGCTCATCGAATCGGGGCCGGCCGGCGGCGTGGCCTACGCGAGCGCGCTTTCGCGCTCGATGCGCGAGGCCGCGCAGGTCATCCACACCGACATGGGCGGCACTTCGTTCGATGTCGCAGTGGTCGAGGACGGCGAAGGCCTGGTCACCAACTCGTACGAGCTGCGCTGGGAGATGCCGATCATCACGCCGATGCTCGACATCAGGAGCATCGGCGCCGGCGGCGGCTCGATCGCCTGGATCGACGAGGGCGGCTCGCTGC contains the following coding sequences:
- a CDS encoding hydantoinase/oxoprolinase family protein, whose amino-acid sequence is MSWRIGIDVGGTFTDLFAVNEETSETRTAKVLGTKHRLVESVLGALRQTGIKPALVAEIVHGSTTATNALIERTFPPAAMITTEGFRDTIEIGRQRRERLYDPYQVKERPLIPRRMRFTLNERMSAQGEIVRPFDEKVAREVIAEALGQGAETIAVCFINAYVDGRHERRVRELIHEAAPNVRVAISSETRPQFRELGRFMTTVVRAVLLPVMAGYLQDLEQELTRWGFKGSLLIIKSNGGVMGVASAIERPEELIESGPAGGVAYASALSRSMREAAQVIHTDMGGTSFDVAVVEDGEGLVTNSYELRWEMPIITPMLDIRSIGAGGGSIAWIDEGGSLRVGPRSAGSDPGPACYGKGAKDATVTDANLLLGRLEPTLGGKMVLDRDAAHRAVAEIGRRVGLEPIAAAEGIVSICTENMAQAIRLALAERGRDPRDFALASSGGAGAMHACWIARSLGIPTVIVPAYAGVASAYGATRMDLRYDLERFFYSPLAETSPEDLERRYRALEEEGRALLSREGIALAAVRLKRTAQMRYVGQSYEVLTPIPDRVGATLDEVRANFHKSHLREYGVASEEFEPAFVSLGVTALGVVAGHGSRDSQAVPASARKGDTANVIKGERDVIFDGKAIRTALYDAAALRPGRRIEGPAIVEHEHSCTALAPASSAMVDAEGNLSITV